TGGGCAAGGGGACGACCTACAGCGTGACCGAGCGAGACGACGACTTCAGTCGCCTGGTGGTTGCGGGTGAAACCGCTGGTTTGTACCGGGTCAACAGTCGCTTTAATTTGACCTTCGATCCCAAGCGAGAGCGGGTCGAGGAGGGGCACTTCTCGCTGGCGGTGGTTCCCTGGTCCTGGGTCGTGCTCAGCGCCGGCTATCGCTACCGCGCGCCCATTCCGGCGAATACAGCGCGCTACTTCTCGCAGATCAACTCCGACGATCCCTGGGATCAATCGACGCCGGCGCTCAGCCAGATCAGACCGGGGATCACTTTAAATCTCGGATCGCGCTTGAAACTGAGATATTCCGCAAGTTATGACTTCGACGAAACGCATCTGCAGAGCCAGGTGGGGGCGTTCGAGTATCGCTCGAAGTGCAAATGCTGGGCGATCGGGTTGGACGTGCAGAACATCCGCAGGAGGGTCGGAGAGAAGATCAAGAACGAAATCTCCTTTCAGCTGCGCTACAGCCTGCTCGGCGCCGGCGACGACAGCCTGCGGGCCGGTGCTTTTGCGAACACCAGGAGCCGGAGGGACTTCTGAGCCGGGGCGATTCCGCGCCAGAATCGAGATGGTGTTTTCGAAGCGCCGTGTTTGTGCTTAAATTGGGTCTTCCTTGTCAGTTTTCGCCTTCTGCGGCGCGGGGGTATGAGCCCCGGCGCCAAGCTAGGTCATGAGAGAATCCGGCGTGATCCGCCCGTCCCTGGAAGAATTTGAGTCGCTTGCCGCGCGCGGGAATCTGATCCCCGTGGTACGCGAATTTCTCGCCGACCTGGACACCCCGCTTTCGCTTTTTCGCCGGATCGACGACGGCCGTACGAGCTTTTTGCTCGAATCCGTCGAAGGCGGTGAGAAGTGGGCCCGCTTCAGCTTCATGGGGACTGGGGCTCGCGCCGCCTTCCGGGCGCGGGGAAGTTCGGTCGAGTGGAGCGAGGGCGGGCAGACCACAACCCATGAAGTCGAAGGCGATCCCCTCGAGTTCTTGCGCGGCAAGCTGGCCGAACTCAAACACGTAGTCCACGACGATCTCGATCTCCCGCGTTTCATCGGCGGTGCGGTGGGCATGGTGGGATACGACTGGGTGCGGTTTGTCGAGAAGTTGCCCCAGTCGAATCCGAACGTGCTGGATACGCCCGACGTTTCATTCGTGTTTCCAGAGACGGTCGTGGTCTACGACAACGTGAAGCACACAGCGCTGGTTGTGCGCCACGTGCACTTGAAGGACGGAGACGACCCGAAGAAACGCTACGCCGAAACCGCAAAGGCGATCGACGCGACGGTTGCGGAATTGCGCGCGCCGTTCGAACAGCCCGCGGTGCCCCGCGCGGTCCAGCAGCCGATGGACGTCGTGCGCAACATGACGGAACAGGAGTTTCACGCGATCGTCGAACGCGCCAAGGAATACATCCTGGCCGGGGACATTTTCCAGGTGGTGCTGTCCCTGACCCTCGAGATGCCGCTTCAGGTAGAGGCGTTTGAAATCTATCGACAGCTGCGGCTCATCAACCCGAGCCCGTATCTCTACTTCGTGCGTCAAGAGGGCATGGTGTTGGTGGGATCTTCGCCCGAGATCCTGGTGCGCCTCGAGGGTCGACGCATCGACGTGCGTCCGATCGCGGGGACTCGCCGTCGCGGGCGGGACGCCGCCCACGATCTGGAGATGGAAGCCGAACTGCGAAGTGATCCCAAGGAAATCGCCGAACACGTGATGCTGGTCGATCTGGGGCGCAACGACGCCGGTCGTGTGGCCGAGATCGGGTCGGTCGAGGTAAATCAATACGCCGGGATCGAGCGCTATAGCCACGTCATGCACATCGTCTCCAATGTTCAGGCGCAGCTGCGCCGTGGACTCGATTGGCTCGACCTGCTGCGGGCGACGTTTCCGGCCGGCACGCTTTCGGGTGCACCCAAGGTGAGGGCGATGGAGATCATCGACGAACTCGAAAACGTTCAGCGCGGTCCCTACGGAGGCTGTGTCGGGTACATCGACTACTCGGGCAACATGGACATGGCGATCACCATCCGCACCCTGGTCG
The DNA window shown above is from Myxococcales bacterium and carries:
- the lptD gene encoding LPS assembly protein LptD; the encoded protein is GAPLFVPATTLPQHRLRQFERDNLLADPSDRVNSRNTFSFGIANRLYRHGRLRGTLNLAFDRHLVGKGTTYSVTERDDDFSRLVVAGETAGLYRVNSRFNLTFDPKRERVEEGHFSLAVVPWSWVVLSAGYRYRAPIPANTARYFSQINSDDPWDQSTPALSQIRPGITLNLGSRLKLRYSASYDFDETHLQSQVGAFEYRSKCKCWAIGLDVQNIRRRVGEKIKNEISFQLRYSLLGAGDDSLRAGAFANTRSRRDF
- the trpE gene encoding anthranilate synthase component I, with protein sequence MIRPSLEEFESLAARGNLIPVVREFLADLDTPLSLFRRIDDGRTSFLLESVEGGEKWARFSFMGTGARAAFRARGSSVEWSEGGQTTTHEVEGDPLEFLRGKLAELKHVVHDDLDLPRFIGGAVGMVGYDWVRFVEKLPQSNPNVLDTPDVSFVFPETVVVYDNVKHTALVVRHVHLKDGDDPKKRYAETAKAIDATVAELRAPFEQPAVPRAVQQPMDVVRNMTEQEFHAIVERAKEYILAGDIFQVVLSLTLEMPLQVEAFEIYRQLRLINPSPYLYFVRQEGMVLVGSSPEILVRLEGRRIDVRPIAGTRRRGRDAAHDLEMEAELRSDPKEIAEHVMLVDLGRNDAGRVAEIGSVEVNQYAGIERYSHVMHIVSNVQAQLRRGLDWLDLLRATFPAGTLSGAPKVRAMEIIDELENVQRGPYGGCVGYIDYSGNMDMAITIRTLVVKDGRITLQAGAGVVADSIPALEYKECDNKAQALITAIDLAREGYD